From the Acidobacteriota bacterium genome, the window ACGGCGCGCAAGTTCCTGGGGGTGATCTACCGGACGCTGAAGAACAAATGGGTGTTCGCAGACTTCCCCCATTTCGTCCTCGCCGAGGGCTAACAACCACCTCGGAGTAGACAACTCATCATAGGAGAAGCGTTATGTCTAAACCAGCCGTCGCAACCAAGCGCAAAGTGCAACCCAAAATTGTGGTGCTGGATGTCCCGCCGCCGAAGCAAGGCAGGCGAAAACATCCTGAACTGCCGCCCATTACCACACATCCCGAACGGCTCGGTGGCACGCCAACGATTGCGGGCACTCGCTTACCCGTCACGACGTTGCTGGATTATTTGATGGAAGGCGCAACGATCCAGGAATTCGTGGACGATTTCGGCGCGGTCTCATTGGCGGATGCCGAGGCGGTGTTGCAACAACTCAAAAATGCTTTGGCAACTGGCTGGCTGGCGGAGCAAGTGGAGCAGTGATGCGAAAAGCCATCCTTTTTGACACTGGCGTGCCGCGTCCGCTACGCCGGTTACTGTTGCCGCATCGCGTTACCACAACACAGGAACTGGCTTGGGAAGAATTGAAAAACGGCAA encodes:
- a CDS encoding DUF433 domain-containing protein, with translation MSKPAVATKRKVQPKIVVLDVPPPKQGRRKHPELPPITTHPERLGGTPTIAGTRLPVTTLLDYLMEGATIQEFVDDFGAVSLADAEAVLQQLKNALATGWLAEQVEQ